In a single window of the Platichthys flesus chromosome 5, fPlaFle2.1, whole genome shotgun sequence genome:
- the LOC133953681 gene encoding neurofilament heavy polypeptide-like, with protein sequence MERSKSPMRSRKRPRSPSRSKSPSISQSPKRRVKRQKMTAKSPMRYRSPRRSKSPMISRSPKRRVQTPKRTAKSPVRSISPMRTRSQMRSPRRSKSPMISQSLKRKVQTPKIRGRSPMRSIYPRRSKSPMRSRKRPRSPSRSKSPSISQSPKRRVKRQKMTAKSPMRSRSPKRRVQTPKRTAKSPRRSKSPMISQSLKRKVQTPKIRGRSPMRSIYPRRSKSPMRSRKRPRSPSRSKSPSISQSPKRRVKRQKMTAKSPMRSRSPRRSKSPMISRSPKRRVQTPKRTAKSPVRSISPRRSKSPMRTRSPMRSPRRSKSPMISQSPKRRVQT encoded by the exons agatcaaaatctccaatgagatctcgaaagagacccagatctccaagcagatccaaatctccatcgatatcccaatctccaaagaggagagtcaagcgtcaaaagatgacggcaaagtctccaatgagatacagatcgccaaggagatccaaatctccaatgatatccagatctccaaagaggagagtccagactccaaagaggacggcaaagtctccagtgagatccatatctccaatgagaaccagatctcaaatgagatctccaaggagatccaaatctccaatgatatcccaATCTCTAAAGAGGaaagtccagactccaaagataaggggaaggtccccaatgagatccatatatccaaggagatcaaaatctccaatgagatctcgaaagagacccagatctccaagcagatccaaatctccatcgatatcccaatctccgaagaggagagtcaagcgtcaaaagatgacagcaaagtctccaatgagatccagatcgccaaagaggagagtccagactccaaagaggacggcaaa atctccaaggagatccaaatctccaatgatatcccaATCTCTAAAGAGGaaagtccagactccaaagataaggggaaggtccccaatgagatccatatatccaaggagatcaaaatctccaatgagatctcgaaagagacccagatctccaagcagatccaaatctccatcgatatcccaatctccgaagaggagagtcaagcgtcaaaagatgacagcaaagtctccaatgagatccagatcgccaaggagatccaaatccccaatgatatccagatctccaaagaggagagtccagactccaaagaggacggcaaagtctccagttagatccatatctccacggagatccaaatctccaatgagaaccagatctccaatgagatctccaaggagatccaaatccccgatgatatcccaatctccaaagaggagagtccagact
- the LOC133953682 gene encoding neurofilament heavy polypeptide-like → MERSKSPMRSRKRPRSPSRSKSPSISQSPKRRVKRQKMTSKSPMRYRSPRRSKSPMISRSPKRRVQTPKRTAKSRKRPRSPSRSKSPSISQSPKRRVKRQKMTAKSPMRSRSPRRSKSPMISRSPKRRVQTPKRTAKSPVRSISPRRSKSPMRTRSPMRSPRRSKSPM, encoded by the exons ATGGA gagatcaaaatctccaatgagatctcgaaaaagacccagatctccaagcagatccaaatctccatcgatatcccaatctccaaagaggagagtcaagcgtcaaaagatgacgtcaaagtctccaatgagatacagatcgccaaggagatccaaatctccaatgatatccagatctccaaagaggagagtccagactccaaagaggacggcaaa atctcgaaagagacccagatctccaagcagatccaaatctccatcgatatcccaatctccgaagaggagagtcaagcgtcaaaagatgacagcaaagtctccaatgagatccagatcgccaaggagatccaaatccccaatgatatccagatctccaaagaggagagtccagactccaaagaggacggcaaagtctccagttagatccatatctccacggagatccaaatctccaatgagaaccagatctccaatgagatctccaAGAAGATCCAAATCCCcgatg